A window of the Helianthus annuus cultivar XRQ/B chromosome 4, HanXRQr2.0-SUNRISE, whole genome shotgun sequence genome harbors these coding sequences:
- the LOC110936722 gene encoding uncharacterized protein LOC110936722 isoform X2, translating into MFYLQAPAGGTSALSTQTLHPPKFSPLFSSRRPHFFSSTSLSDRSRSIIIVNAQPTPTPTPNSEEQPISLVSQENVPLEGVIQFEKPDTASRFRKWGHVALLSGGDVLAILLFSAIGRFSHGFSVFDAETLKTADPFIAGWFLSAYFLGGYGDDGRGLNGKTNAITAAVKSWALGIPLGIIIRATSIGHIPPTRFIAVTMGSTALLLIGWRALLSNILAEDKNKKNDVYKRGNPFELFEV; encoded by the exons ATGTTTTATCTTCAAGCTCCCGCCGGAGGTACGAGCGCTTTATCTACCCAAACACTTCATCCCCCCAAATTCAGCCCCCTCTTCTCCAGCCGTCGCCCCCATTTCTTTTCTTCCACATCTTTATCTGATCGCAGCAGAAGCATTATCATCGTCAACGCCCAACCCACACCCACACCCACACCCAATTCTGAGGAACAACCCATCTCCTTGGTCAGTCAAGAAAACGTCCCTCTTGAAGGCGTCATTCAATTCGAAAAACCAGATACCGCTTCCCGTTTCAGGAAATGGGG TCATGTTGCTCTCCTTTCTGGTGGTGATGTGTTGGCCATACTCTTGTTCTCCGCAATAGGAAGATTTAGTCATGGTTTCTCTGTTTTTGATGCTGAAACTTTGAAAACTGCTGACCCTTTTATTGCTG GGTGGTTTTTGAGTGCTTATTTCCTTGGTGGATATGGAGATGATGGGCGAGGGTTGAACGGTAAGACCAACGCCATTACTGCTGCTGTCAAATCTTGGGCTTTGGGTATTCCT ttGGGAATAATTATACGGGCTACAAGTATAGGTCACATACCCCCTACAAGATTTATTGCTGTAACAATGGGTAGCACTGCTTTGTTACTTATTGGATGGAGAGCATTGTTATCCAACATTTTAGCTGAGGATAAAAACAAGAAGAACGATGTATACAAGCGTGGAAATCCTTTTGAACTCTTTGAG GTCTAG
- the LOC110936722 gene encoding uncharacterized protein LOC110936722 isoform X1: MFYLQAPAGGTSALSTQTLHPPKFSPLFSSRRPHFFSSTSLSDRSRSIIIVNAQPTPTPTPNSEEQPISLVSQENVPLEGVIQFEKPDTASRFRKWGHVALLSGGDVLAILLFSAIGRFSHGFSVFDAETLKTADPFIAGWFLSAYFLGGYGDDGRGLNGKTNAITAAVKSWALGIPLGIIIRATSIGHIPPTRFIAVTMGSTALLLIGWRALLSNILAEDKNKKNDVYKRGNPFELFELLTSLVRRW; this comes from the exons ATGTTTTATCTTCAAGCTCCCGCCGGAGGTACGAGCGCTTTATCTACCCAAACACTTCATCCCCCCAAATTCAGCCCCCTCTTCTCCAGCCGTCGCCCCCATTTCTTTTCTTCCACATCTTTATCTGATCGCAGCAGAAGCATTATCATCGTCAACGCCCAACCCACACCCACACCCACACCCAATTCTGAGGAACAACCCATCTCCTTGGTCAGTCAAGAAAACGTCCCTCTTGAAGGCGTCATTCAATTCGAAAAACCAGATACCGCTTCCCGTTTCAGGAAATGGGG TCATGTTGCTCTCCTTTCTGGTGGTGATGTGTTGGCCATACTCTTGTTCTCCGCAATAGGAAGATTTAGTCATGGTTTCTCTGTTTTTGATGCTGAAACTTTGAAAACTGCTGACCCTTTTATTGCTG GGTGGTTTTTGAGTGCTTATTTCCTTGGTGGATATGGAGATGATGGGCGAGGGTTGAACGGTAAGACCAACGCCATTACTGCTGCTGTCAAATCTTGGGCTTTGGGTATTCCT ttGGGAATAATTATACGGGCTACAAGTATAGGTCACATACCCCCTACAAGATTTATTGCTGTAACAATGGGTAGCACTGCTTTGTTACTTATTGGATGGAGAGCATTGTTATCCAACATTTTAGCTGAGGATAAAAACAAGAAGAACGATGTATACAAGCGTGGAAATCCTTTTGAACTCTTTGAG TTGCTTACATCATTGGTACGAAGATGGTGA